In Paraburkholderia bryophila, a single genomic region encodes these proteins:
- a CDS encoding CpaF family protein gives MAKEIEFADDAPSFAHSQQFQDIKNAAHEHLLTRIEELGSEFGRWSRNAINQFVDLEMDSFVRLRRIPINESEVRLIAEALTKELAGFGPIEDLLADPAVEDILINGYNDVYVSRHGILTRIQVRFADNAHLLRIIRRILAPIGRRLDESNPMVDARLPNGGRVNVVIEPLSIDGPIVSIRKFRKDPMRPDDLLGNGTYNEEIGALLEAAVAARCNVLVSGGTSSGKTSLLNALAFHIPEPERVVTIEDTAELSLNHPHVVRLESRPGGFDGAGVVTIRDLLRNTLRMRPDRIIVGEVRGGEVLEMLQAMNTGHDGSMGTVHASSPRECLYRLEMLAGFAGFQGTESSLRRQIANAVDFIVQIGRLSNGRRRILSITEVTGLSDNIIATQELYRYEPVMTAEGDELDNWVSLGIHPHSPKLVRFRQALGGGEPRGNAFGNAGFGGGNGGFGGGFNV, from the coding sequence ATGGCAAAAGAGATCGAATTTGCCGACGACGCGCCTTCGTTCGCGCACAGCCAGCAGTTCCAGGATATCAAGAACGCTGCGCACGAACATCTGTTGACGCGTATCGAGGAACTCGGCTCCGAGTTCGGCCGCTGGTCGCGTAACGCGATCAACCAGTTCGTGGATCTGGAGATGGACAGCTTCGTCAGGCTGCGCCGCATTCCGATCAACGAGAGCGAGGTGCGCCTGATCGCCGAGGCGCTGACGAAAGAGCTGGCGGGTTTCGGGCCGATCGAAGACCTGCTCGCCGATCCGGCCGTCGAAGATATTCTGATCAACGGCTACAACGACGTGTACGTGTCGCGGCACGGCATTCTGACGCGCATCCAGGTGCGCTTTGCCGACAACGCGCATCTGCTGCGGATCATCCGCCGCATTCTCGCGCCGATCGGGCGGCGTCTGGACGAGTCGAACCCGATGGTCGACGCGCGTCTGCCGAACGGCGGCCGGGTGAACGTGGTGATCGAACCGCTGTCGATCGACGGCCCGATCGTGTCGATCCGGAAATTCCGGAAAGATCCGATGCGGCCGGACGACCTGCTCGGCAACGGCACCTACAACGAGGAAATCGGCGCGCTGCTAGAAGCGGCGGTGGCGGCGCGCTGCAACGTGCTGGTGTCGGGCGGTACGAGCTCGGGCAAGACCTCGCTGCTGAACGCGCTGGCGTTTCATATTCCCGAGCCGGAGCGGGTCGTCACGATCGAGGACACGGCCGAGCTGTCGCTGAACCATCCGCACGTGGTGCGGCTCGAAAGCCGGCCGGGCGGTTTCGACGGCGCGGGTGTGGTGACGATCCGCGACCTGCTGCGCAATACGCTGCGGATGCGGCCGGATCGCATCATCGTCGGCGAAGTGCGCGGCGGCGAGGTGCTCGAAATGCTGCAGGCGATGAACACCGGCCATGACGGTTCGATGGGCACCGTCCACGCCAGTTCGCCGCGCGAATGTCTGTACCGGCTCGAAATGCTGGCCGGCTTCGCGGGCTTCCAGGGCACCGAGTCGAGCTTGCGCCGCCAGATCGCCAACGCGGTCGACTTCATCGTGCAGATCGGCCGGCTCTCGAATGGCCGCCGGCGGATTTTGTCGATTACCGAAGTCACCGGGCTGTCGGACAACATCATCGCGACCCAGGAGCTGTATCGCTACGAGCCGGTCATGACCGCCGAGGGCGACGAGCTGGACAACTGGGTGTCGCTCGGCATTCATCCGCATTCGCCGAAGCTGGTGCGGTTCCGTCAGGCGTTGGGCGGTGGCGAGCCGCGCGGCAATGCGTTCGGCAACGCCGGTTTTGGCGGCGGTAACGGCGGCTTCGGTGGAGGCTTCAATGTCTAG
- a CDS encoding fimbrial protein: MNARTHSLTERAVTDYFVFASLTDGHVHWLTDTLVGAGVVESATLDPTMLMQRIATLNASLVFVDFSGGRAAAASAAASAVRNAYPGMQIVALGTLAEPESALAALRAGVRDFIDMSAPAEDALRITRQVLDNQVEPVSRHGHVTALLGARIGMGVSTLAANLAVMLQRRDVAQGRQAALLDLGLPAGDGSLLLNTRSEFNFVEAVRNLRRFDQTFVSTALSHHTSGLALTTLPPNLADMREVSYSSSIGLLNRLRAFFDQQIIDLGGFANSEFIAHVVQAADETWLLCDQGVASIVSAVGVLDALREEGVDTANVRLIVNKFDADLGLAAAQIAQRLDIALLATLPERRVALGQAVNQGHLLVDVAARDPYARALEPLIERLGGAQRAAAQVHGKSALGALKRFIPTTHKRS; encoded by the coding sequence ATGAACGCGAGAACGCATTCATTGACTGAACGGGCGGTCACCGACTATTTCGTGTTCGCGTCGCTTACCGACGGACACGTGCACTGGCTTACCGATACGCTGGTAGGCGCCGGCGTGGTCGAGTCCGCCACGCTCGATCCGACCATGCTGATGCAGCGCATCGCGACGCTCAATGCGTCGCTGGTGTTCGTCGACTTTTCGGGCGGCCGCGCGGCCGCGGCGAGTGCGGCCGCGAGCGCGGTGCGCAACGCCTATCCGGGCATGCAGATCGTCGCGCTCGGCACGCTGGCTGAACCCGAAAGCGCACTGGCCGCGCTGCGCGCCGGCGTGCGCGATTTCATCGATATGTCCGCGCCGGCCGAAGACGCGCTGCGTATCACGCGCCAGGTGCTCGACAACCAGGTCGAGCCGGTCAGCCGTCATGGTCATGTGACCGCGCTGCTCGGCGCGCGCATCGGCATGGGCGTCAGCACGCTGGCCGCGAATCTCGCCGTGATGCTGCAACGGCGCGACGTCGCGCAGGGACGCCAGGCGGCCTTGCTGGATCTCGGTCTGCCGGCCGGCGACGGCTCGCTGCTGCTGAACACGCGCAGCGAATTCAATTTCGTCGAAGCCGTGCGCAATCTGCGCCGCTTCGATCAGACCTTCGTGTCGACCGCGCTGTCGCATCACACGAGCGGTCTCGCGCTGACCACGTTGCCGCCAAACCTGGCCGACATGCGCGAGGTGTCGTACTCGTCGTCGATCGGTTTGCTGAACCGGCTGCGGGCGTTCTTCGACCAGCAGATCATCGACCTCGGCGGCTTTGCCAATAGCGAATTCATCGCGCACGTGGTGCAGGCCGCCGATGAAACCTGGCTGCTGTGCGACCAGGGCGTCGCGTCGATCGTGTCGGCCGTCGGCGTGCTCGACGCGCTGCGCGAAGAGGGCGTGGATACCGCGAACGTGCGCCTGATCGTCAACAAGTTCGACGCCGATCTCGGCCTCGCCGCCGCGCAGATCGCGCAGCGTCTGGACATTGCGTTGCTCGCCACCTTGCCGGAGCGGCGCGTCGCGCTCGGTCAGGCGGTCAACCAGGGGCATTTGCTGGTCGACGTCGCCGCGCGCGATCCGTATGCGCGCGCGCTTGAACCGTTGATCGAGCGTCTCGGCGGCGCGCAGCGCGCGGCCGCGCAGGTGCACGGTAAATCGGCGCTTGGCGCGCTCAAGCGTTTCATCCCAACCACTCACAAGCGGTCATAG
- a CDS encoding type II and III secretion system protein family protein: MTKRIVVSGMTAWLGLTLLAVSVATDAAGPVVVQRGQATQAVQAAPLPGAVAPTIELTVGAQRSLAGGHALQRVAIGDPAVADVLIIKGEKRGGVLLIGKAAGTTSLMVWERDRDAPLTYTVNVITPAAASLLGPDTPSLKVLGGTAVVSGSAATMEAHQRAVVAAEGSLGKDGSVFDTSMVASRAVVQVDVRVVEFSRTVLKEMGFNFFKQNNGFSFGSYAPSALTSVSATAGQQPQVTSTTPITSAFNLLFNSATHGLFANLSLLENNNLARILAEPTLVALSGQSASFLAGGEIPVPVPQALGSTSIVYKPYGVGLTLTPTVLSPQRIALKVAPEASQLDFTNAVTISGVSVPAFTTRRADTTVELGDGESFVIGGLIDRETASNVSKVPLLGDLPVIGTFFKQLNYQQNEKELVIIVTPHLVSPLAKGATLPSTPGEQSEQRDAPVWRSLIGGVAARDAAPGFSK; the protein is encoded by the coding sequence ATGACAAAACGGATTGTTGTATCTGGCATGACCGCCTGGCTTGGGCTAACGCTGCTGGCGGTATCGGTGGCGACCGACGCGGCCGGACCGGTGGTGGTACAGCGAGGGCAGGCCACGCAGGCCGTGCAGGCGGCGCCGCTACCGGGCGCAGTCGCGCCGACCATTGAGCTGACGGTCGGCGCGCAGCGTTCGCTCGCGGGTGGCCACGCGTTGCAGCGGGTGGCGATCGGCGATCCGGCGGTGGCCGACGTGCTGATCATCAAGGGCGAGAAGCGCGGTGGCGTGCTGCTGATCGGCAAGGCGGCGGGCACCACGAGTCTGATGGTGTGGGAGCGCGATCGCGACGCGCCGCTGACCTATACGGTCAACGTGATCACTCCGGCGGCGGCATCGCTGCTGGGCCCCGACACGCCGAGCCTGAAGGTGCTCGGCGGCACGGCGGTGGTGTCCGGTTCGGCGGCGACGATGGAAGCGCACCAGCGCGCCGTGGTCGCGGCGGAGGGCTCGCTCGGCAAGGACGGCTCGGTGTTCGACACGTCGATGGTGGCGAGCCGCGCGGTAGTTCAGGTCGATGTGCGGGTGGTCGAGTTCAGCCGTACGGTGCTGAAGGAAATGGGCTTCAACTTTTTCAAGCAGAACAACGGTTTTTCGTTCGGTTCGTACGCGCCGTCGGCGCTGACCTCGGTGTCGGCCACGGCGGGGCAGCAGCCGCAGGTGACCAGTACGACGCCCATCACGTCGGCGTTCAATCTGCTGTTCAACTCCGCCACGCATGGGCTGTTCGCGAATCTGAGCTTGCTGGAAAACAACAATCTCGCGCGCATTCTGGCCGAGCCGACGCTGGTGGCGCTGTCCGGCCAGAGTGCGAGCTTCCTCGCCGGCGGTGAGATCCCAGTGCCGGTGCCGCAGGCGCTGGGTTCGACCTCGATCGTCTACAAGCCCTACGGCGTCGGGCTGACGTTGACCCCGACGGTGCTGAGTCCGCAGCGCATCGCGCTGAAGGTCGCGCCGGAAGCGAGCCAGCTCGACTTCACGAACGCGGTGACGATCAGCGGCGTGTCGGTGCCCGCGTTTACGACGCGGCGCGCAGACACCACCGTTGAACTCGGTGACGGCGAGAGCTTCGTGATCGGCGGGCTGATCGATCGCGAGACGGCGTCGAACGTGTCGAAGGTGCCTTTGCTCGGTGATCTGCCGGTGATCGGCACGTTCTTCAAGCAGTTGAACTACCAGCAGAACGAGAAGGAGCTGGTGATCATCGTGACGCCGCATCTGGTGTCGCCGCTGGCCAAGGGCGCGACCTTGCCGTCGACGCCGGGCGAGCAGTCCGAACAGCGCGACGCGCCGGTGTGGCGTTCGTTGATTGGCGGCGTGGCGGCACGCGACGCCGCGCCGGGCTTTTCGAAATGA
- the cpaB gene encoding Flp pilus assembly protein CpaB, translating into MPNLTKVLAGVLIAVALLLGLFAWTLSRRPPPVAVVAPTQASFPVVVASHTLPAGKAITVDQLRVQTLPINPNGAFTDPAQLAGRVPNADIVADSPVMEAQLSSGLAERIEPGERALAVRVDEGNAVGNRLRPGNFVDVFFTLKRDGGMAGGEVDRTQARLLMSKVRVLAFGNASAVGDTSGDPNGMVRTAVLAVPVADVDRLTLAESAGRLIFALRNPKDAEVLDESLLPAYPGVLKTAARAGATDPLQDSTRAAAGVALDTLSGSSGPAGAGARPPLPSLPSHMPVPATRVTASTNTTKSGIEVIRGGRAETVAW; encoded by the coding sequence ATGCCGAATCTGACCAAAGTTCTCGCCGGCGTCCTGATCGCGGTCGCGCTGCTGCTGGGTCTGTTCGCGTGGACATTGTCCCGCCGGCCGCCGCCGGTGGCGGTCGTCGCGCCGACGCAGGCGAGTTTCCCGGTGGTGGTGGCCAGCCACACGCTGCCGGCGGGCAAGGCGATCACGGTCGACCAGCTGCGCGTCCAGACGCTGCCAATCAATCCGAACGGCGCATTCACCGATCCGGCGCAACTGGCCGGGCGGGTGCCGAATGCGGACATCGTTGCGGACTCGCCGGTGATGGAGGCGCAGTTGTCGTCCGGACTGGCCGAGCGCATCGAGCCCGGCGAACGGGCGTTGGCCGTGCGCGTCGACGAAGGCAACGCGGTCGGCAACCGGCTGCGGCCCGGCAATTTCGTCGATGTGTTCTTCACGCTTAAGCGTGACGGCGGCATGGCCGGCGGCGAGGTCGATCGTACCCAGGCGCGTTTGCTGATGTCGAAGGTGCGCGTGCTGGCGTTCGGCAACGCGAGCGCGGTGGGCGACACCTCGGGCGACCCGAACGGCATGGTGCGCACCGCGGTGCTGGCGGTGCCGGTCGCCGACGTCGATCGCCTGACGCTCGCCGAAAGCGCGGGCCGTCTGATCTTCGCGTTGCGTAATCCCAAGGATGCCGAAGTTCTCGATGAAAGCCTGTTGCCGGCTTATCCGGGTGTCCTGAAGACGGCGGCCCGCGCGGGCGCGACCGACCCTCTGCAGGACTCGACCCGCGCCGCGGCCGGCGTGGCGCTCGATACGTTGTCCGGCAGCAGCGGCCCGGCGGGGGCGGGCGCGCGGCCGCCATTGCCGTCGCTGCCGTCGCATATGCCGGTGCCGGCGACACGCGTCACGGCCAGTACGAACACGACAAAGAGCGGTATCGAAGTGATACGGGGTGGGCGCGCCGAAACGGTCGCCTGGTAA
- a CDS encoding TadE/TadG family type IV pilus assembly protein, translated as MLREHGRRRRGQSGSVAVEFAVIFPLFFVIMYGIVTFALIMVAQQNLTLAAEEGARAALNWQSSTSLQNALYNRGQAACSAANLMAASLVKTALTCTPTSASCGPANAMQCISVALSFDYKSNPLVPTLAILGVTLPKTLNSTATVQLNPENIQ; from the coding sequence TTGCTGCGTGAGCATGGCCGCCGGCGGCGCGGGCAGAGCGGCTCGGTGGCCGTCGAGTTCGCGGTGATCTTCCCGCTGTTCTTCGTGATCATGTACGGGATCGTCACGTTCGCGCTGATCATGGTGGCCCAGCAGAACCTGACGCTGGCCGCGGAAGAAGGCGCGCGCGCCGCGCTGAACTGGCAGAGCAGCACCTCGTTGCAGAACGCGCTTTACAACCGCGGCCAGGCGGCCTGCAGCGCCGCGAACCTGATGGCCGCGTCGCTCGTGAAAACCGCGTTGACGTGCACGCCGACGTCGGCGTCGTGCGGTCCCGCCAATGCGATGCAATGCATCAGCGTCGCGCTCAGCTTCGACTACAAGAGCAATCCTCTGGTGCCGACGTTGGCGATCCTGGGGGTGACGTTGCCGAAAACACTCAACAGTACCGCTACAGTTCAACTCAATCCGGAGAACATTCAATGA
- a CDS encoding A24 family peptidase, which translates to MKVFVGVLLFIVWASSVAFCDCRYRRIPNSMIAAGLVAALVCALAQCGPFGVSITQASIGALIGLVALLPFFALGVMGAADVKVFAVLGAWCGMHALVGLWMAASLAAGLHALWLLIVTRTRLAGLGRHGGPTFELAGKASTPYAACLTGAASGWLLLQALAGGVQ; encoded by the coding sequence ATGAAAGTTTTCGTCGGGGTACTGTTATTTATCGTCTGGGCCTCTTCGGTTGCTTTTTGCGACTGTCGCTACAGGCGTATTCCCAATTCAATGATTGCCGCTGGTTTGGTCGCGGCACTCGTCTGTGCGCTCGCTCAATGCGGGCCATTTGGTGTTTCCATCACGCAGGCGTCAATCGGCGCGTTAATCGGGCTGGTCGCGTTATTGCCGTTCTTCGCGCTCGGCGTCATGGGTGCGGCCGACGTCAAAGTGTTCGCGGTGTTGGGGGCGTGGTGCGGCATGCATGCGCTGGTCGGCCTGTGGATGGCGGCCAGTCTCGCCGCGGGCCTTCATGCGCTGTGGCTATTGATCGTGACGCGCACCCGCCTTGCCGGCCTCGGCCGTCACGGCGGCCCGACTTTCGAACTGGCCGGCAAGGCATCGACCCCTTACGCAGCCTGTCTGACGGGCGCGGCGAGTGGCTGGCTGCTGCTGCAGGCACTGGCGGGAGGCGTGCAATGA
- a CDS encoding Flp family type IVb pilin, with translation MKKFTQRFLRDNKGVTAIEYGLIAGLIVLAVAVTVGQIGTGIETVFTNILAQVNVAAA, from the coding sequence ATGAAAAAGTTCACACAACGCTTCCTGAGAGATAACAAGGGCGTGACGGCCATCGAATATGGGCTGATCGCGGGGTTGATCGTGCTCGCCGTGGCCGTGACGGTCGGCCAGATCGGCACCGGCATTGAAACCGTGTTCACGAACATTCTCGCGCAGGTCAACGTAGCGGCGGCGTAA
- a CDS encoding collagen-like triple helix repeat-containing protein, producing the protein MNIQTTNTTVRTTLMATSIAAMLTLAACGGSGSLSSGTGSNGSGSAGGTLSTSGSGSMGSGGSGTSGTTVGSSGTSGTSGSSGTSGTSGTSGTTPVANALGTVVDNGGGIIGDAGQTVSSIGSVIGSQNLPGVSSQTTQAAGGIVQQAGAAVSTLGGGVSQGLGQLGTGGNAVGTTVSSLGGVVGHVGGAVTDAGSLVTSLGSGPLAPLSAITSPLGGVVTTLGGAVTNGGSTLTNALSTGPVQQVTQTLSTAITPITTMVAATTQTVGNTTGLGAPLNSLLSKVGGGLGTAGALLTATGGNPITAALGHTVTDTGTTVASVGGLLTGGSGGNPLAPLTSVLGGLGGGTGSGPLAPLTSVLGGLSGGSGSSPLAPLTSVLGGLTGGAGSSPLAPLTSALGGLTGGAGGSPLSGLTGALGGASGGSSPLAPVTGLLSSVTGGLSGAAGGGSGPLAPVTGLLSGVTNALGGVATTAAATTASTTTAATTNSGAGLSLSSTSGKGSGSNPLAPVTSLVGGLLGGLGKK; encoded by the coding sequence ATGAACATTCAAACGACCAACACGACGGTACGGACAACCCTGATGGCGACAAGCATTGCCGCGATGCTCACGCTGGCCGCTTGCGGCGGTTCCGGCAGCCTCAGTTCCGGCACCGGCAGCAACGGCAGCGGCTCCGCCGGCGGCACACTTTCAACCAGCGGCAGCGGCTCGATGGGCTCGGGCGGCTCCGGCACCTCGGGCACCACCGTCGGTTCGTCCGGCACGAGCGGCACGTCGGGCAGCTCCGGCACCAGCGGCACCTCGGGCACCAGCGGCACGACCCCGGTTGCGAACGCGCTCGGCACGGTGGTGGACAACGGCGGCGGAATCATCGGCGATGCCGGCCAGACGGTGTCGAGCATCGGCAGCGTAATCGGCTCGCAAAACCTGCCGGGCGTCAGCTCGCAAACCACGCAAGCCGCCGGCGGCATCGTGCAGCAAGCCGGCGCCGCGGTGTCGACGCTCGGCGGCGGCGTCTCGCAAGGTCTCGGCCAACTCGGCACCGGCGGCAACGCGGTCGGCACGACGGTGTCGAGCCTGGGTGGCGTCGTGGGTCATGTCGGCGGCGCCGTGACGGATGCCGGCAGCCTCGTGACGAGCCTCGGCAGCGGCCCGCTCGCGCCGTTGTCGGCGATCACTTCGCCGCTCGGCGGCGTCGTCACGACGCTCGGCGGTGCAGTCACCAACGGCGGCAGCACGCTCACCAACGCGCTCTCGACCGGCCCGGTCCAGCAAGTCACGCAAACCCTCAGCACCGCGATCACGCCGATCACGACGATGGTGGCGGCAACCACGCAAACGGTCGGCAACACCACCGGACTCGGCGCACCGCTGAACTCGCTGCTGTCGAAAGTGGGCGGCGGGCTCGGCACGGCCGGCGCGCTGTTGACCGCAACCGGCGGCAACCCGATCACGGCCGCGCTCGGCCATACGGTGACCGATACCGGCACCACGGTCGCATCGGTGGGCGGCCTGCTCACCGGCGGCAGCGGCGGCAATCCGCTCGCACCGCTTACCAGCGTGCTCGGCGGACTGGGCGGCGGGACGGGCAGCGGGCCGCTCGCTCCGCTCACCAGCGTGCTCGGTGGCCTGTCCGGTGGCAGCGGCAGCAGCCCGCTCGCCCCGCTCACCAGCGTGCTCGGTGGTTTGACCGGCGGCGCCGGCAGCAGCCCGCTTGCCCCGCTCACCAGCGCCCTCGGCGGTTTGACCGGCGGCGCCGGTGGCAGCCCGCTCAGTGGCTTGACCGGCGCACTCGGCGGCGCAAGCGGCGGCAGCAGCCCGCTCGCCCCCGTCACCGGCTTGCTGTCGAGCGTGACGGGCGGCCTGTCCGGCGCAGCCGGCGGCGGCAGCGGCCCGCTCGCACCGGTCACCGGCCTGTTGTCGGGCGTCACCAACGCGCTCGGCGGCGTCGCCACCACGGCCGCCGCCACGACGGCCTCGACGACCACCGCCGCCACGACCAACTCCGGCGCGGGCCTGTCGCTGTCGAGCACCTCCGGCAAAGGATCGGGCAGCAACCCGCTGGCGCCGGTGACCTCGCTGGTCGGCGGACTGCTCGGCGGACTGGGCAAGAAGTAA
- a CDS encoding collagen-like triple helix repeat-containing protein — protein MSTHRFFTLHAACATVSSLRAPLIAVAVASVLAACGGSTVSAPPTTSGTGSGGGSGSGGSGSGTVATTSTSGLVTAAAQTTSDLGNTIASTTIPGLSPQVTQGLGNAVSSTSGTLNAAANAVSNGLGQIGTSSNPVGATVGGLGSVVSSTSGVVQGLSTAVGGLGTGNLAPLSPLTTPLAGALATTAGALNAGGATLGNVVNSGPVQQITQPLSTAITPIVTTAGLVTQTVGTQTGLGAPVGGVLAQVGGALSSAASQVGSATRNPVGADLGTLVGSLGNTVTNAGGLVNPNGPNGAMPIPGLITSLVGSTNVGVVNGPPANSSPLAPLQSTLASLGLGSNPVGSLSTLLGGTPLSGLTSALGGTPLGALSSGLSGSPLSSLTSVLGGTPLGSLTSALGGAGSGAGPLSSLTGALGGVTGSASGSGQALAPVTGLVGQLTSTLSSAAGSTSGSSSPTGGLTTLLGGLLPASHK, from the coding sequence ATGTCCACTCATCGTTTTTTTACTCTCCATGCGGCGTGCGCGACCGTGTCGTCGTTGCGCGCACCGTTGATCGCCGTCGCGGTCGCCAGCGTACTCGCCGCGTGTGGCGGCAGCACCGTCAGCGCACCACCGACTACCTCAGGCACCGGTAGCGGCGGCGGCTCGGGTTCGGGCGGCAGCGGCTCCGGCACCGTTGCGACCACCAGCACGAGCGGCCTCGTCACCGCCGCCGCGCAAACCACCAGCGACCTCGGCAACACGATCGCCTCGACGACCATTCCCGGCCTCAGCCCGCAAGTCACCCAAGGGCTGGGCAACGCGGTGTCGAGCACCAGCGGCACGCTCAATGCGGCCGCCAACGCGGTCAGCAACGGCCTCGGTCAGATCGGTACGAGTTCCAATCCGGTCGGCGCGACAGTGGGCGGTCTCGGCTCCGTGGTCAGTTCGACGAGCGGTGTCGTGCAAGGCCTGAGCACCGCGGTCGGCGGTCTCGGCACCGGCAATCTCGCGCCGCTGTCGCCGCTCACCACGCCGTTGGCCGGTGCGCTCGCCACTACCGCCGGTGCGCTGAACGCGGGCGGCGCGACGCTCGGCAACGTGGTCAACTCCGGGCCGGTGCAACAGATCACCCAGCCGCTCAGCACCGCGATCACACCGATCGTGACGACCGCCGGACTCGTCACGCAGACGGTCGGCACGCAGACCGGGCTCGGTGCGCCGGTGGGCGGCGTGCTCGCGCAAGTGGGCGGCGCGTTGAGCTCGGCCGCCTCGCAAGTGGGCTCGGCGACCAGGAATCCGGTCGGCGCGGACCTCGGCACGCTGGTCGGCTCGCTCGGCAATACCGTGACGAACGCTGGCGGCCTCGTCAATCCGAACGGCCCGAATGGCGCGATGCCGATTCCTGGGCTGATCACGAGTCTGGTCGGCAGCACCAATGTGGGCGTGGTCAATGGGCCGCCGGCGAACAGCAGCCCGCTGGCGCCGCTGCAAAGCACGCTGGCAAGCCTCGGTCTCGGCAGCAACCCGGTCGGCTCGCTGTCGACGCTGCTCGGCGGCACGCCGCTCTCCGGTCTGACGTCGGCACTCGGCGGCACGCCGTTGGGCGCGCTGAGTTCGGGATTGAGCGGCTCGCCGCTGAGTTCGTTGACGTCGGTGCTGGGCGGCACGCCGCTGGGCTCATTGACGTCCGCGTTGGGCGGCGCGGGTAGCGGCGCAGGTCCGCTGTCGTCGCTGACGGGCGCGCTGGGCGGCGTCACCGGCAGCGCAAGCGGCAGCGGCCAGGCGCTCGCGCCGGTCACCGGACTGGTCGGGCAACTGACCAGCACGCTCAGTTCGGCGGCCGGGTCGACCAGCGGCTCGAGCAGCCCGACGGGCGGCCTGACGACGCTGCTCGGCGGTCTGCTGCCGGCCAGCCATAAGTAG